Proteins encoded together in one Flavobacterium keumense window:
- the lepB gene encoding signal peptidase I encodes MTLSQWFIFFLLIQIVHFIGTWKLYVSAGRKAWEAAIPVYNAIVLFKIIGRPTWWTILLFLPIINLILFPVVWVETLGSFGKNSTLDKVLGIATFGLYIAYVSYTQKLNYTANRSAEPVNKTADTVGSLLFAIVVATFVHTYFIQPFTIPTSSLEKSLLVGDFLFVSKVNYGARTPMTTVALPMVHDTIPLTKKKSYLNWPQLPYFRLPGFQTVERNDIVVFNWPVDTVYKFRDQSGLRVDKPIDKKSNYVKRCVGVPGDQLEIKDGIVFVNGKELILPERAKPQFSYKVALDGKTPIDFEYLLKDMDVTDGAGFMNAEKRDTLFIAALTAANAERLKHVPGITGVQKIISKEVEPGIFPHVNKWNRDNFGPIYIPQQGKTVALNVETLPFYKAIITDYEKNDLKVTGKEIRINGKIATSYTFQQNYYWMMGDNRHNSEDSRYWGYVPENHIVGKPIFIWMSWDSNAKGLKKVRWDRLFTTVSGEGQPQSYFKLFLLALVAYFIGEYFWKKKKSV; translated from the coding sequence ATGACACTATCACAATGGTTTATTTTTTTCTTACTAATACAAATAGTTCACTTCATAGGAACTTGGAAATTGTACGTAAGTGCCGGTAGAAAAGCTTGGGAAGCAGCTATTCCCGTATATAATGCAATTGTTTTATTCAAAATAATTGGTCGCCCAACATGGTGGACAATATTACTTTTTTTACCTATTATCAACTTGATTTTATTTCCTGTAGTATGGGTAGAAACCTTAGGTAGTTTTGGCAAAAATTCCACCTTAGACAAAGTCTTAGGAATCGCTACTTTCGGTTTGTATATCGCGTATGTCAGTTATACCCAAAAATTAAACTATACTGCCAATAGAAGTGCTGAACCTGTAAACAAAACTGCAGACACTGTCGGCTCATTGCTTTTCGCCATTGTAGTAGCTACTTTTGTTCACACCTACTTTATTCAGCCGTTTACCATTCCAACTTCTTCATTAGAGAAATCGTTACTGGTAGGCGATTTTTTATTTGTAAGCAAAGTCAATTACGGAGCGAGAACTCCAATGACTACCGTGGCATTACCAATGGTACACGACACTATTCCTTTGACCAAAAAGAAATCGTACCTTAACTGGCCTCAGCTACCTTATTTCAGACTTCCTGGATTTCAAACTGTGGAGCGAAATGATATCGTGGTATTCAATTGGCCTGTCGATACAGTTTACAAATTCAGAGACCAATCAGGATTGAGAGTAGACAAACCGATTGACAAAAAATCGAACTATGTAAAACGTTGTGTGGGAGTTCCTGGAGACCAATTAGAAATCAAAGACGGAATTGTATTCGTAAATGGAAAAGAATTGATTTTGCCAGAAAGAGCAAAACCTCAATTCTCTTACAAAGTAGCCTTAGATGGTAAAACGCCTATTGATTTTGAATATCTTTTGAAAGATATGGATGTTACTGACGGAGCTGGTTTTATGAACGCCGAAAAAAGAGACACACTATTCATAGCTGCTTTAACTGCTGCTAATGCAGAAAGATTGAAGCATGTTCCTGGAATTACTGGGGTGCAAAAAATCATTTCAAAAGAGGTAGAACCCGGTATATTTCCACACGTCAACAAATGGAATCGCGATAATTTTGGACCTATTTATATTCCGCAACAAGGAAAAACAGTGGCTTTAAATGTAGAAACATTACCCTTCTATAAAGCCATCATTACCGACTACGAAAAAAATGACTTAAAAGTTACCGGTAAAGAAATTCGAATTAACGGAAAAATTGCTACCTCATACACCTTCCAACAAAATTACTATTGGATGATGGGAGACAATCGTCATAACTCTGAAGACAGCCGCTACTGGGGATATGTACCTGAAAACCACATTGTAGGGAAACCAATCTTCATTTGGATGAGCTGGGACTCCAATGCCAAAGGATTGAAAAAAGTTCGTTGGGATAGATTATTCACTACCGTTAGTGGAGAAGGGCAGCCACAATCGTATTTTAAATTGTTCCTATTGGCTTTAGTTGCCTATTTCATCGGAGAATATTTTTGGAAGAAAAAGAAATCAGTATAA
- a CDS encoding WbqC family protein, with translation MNILIHPTYFPSISHFAAIVQAEKVTFEMEDNFQKQTNRNRTYIYSPNGIQLLNIPVKHSKTAHQKTKDIQIENDFDWQKQHFKSLEAAYRSSPFFEYFEDDLLPIFEKKHSFIMDLNLEVFDLITRCLRMKIAYSTTTEYFHEINSGEVIDFRFLANGKKDHSQFESYTQVFDDKFGFINNLSVLDLVFNEGKFALDYLKSQQLLLK, from the coding sequence ATGAACATTCTTATTCATCCTACCTACTTCCCTTCTATCAGTCATTTTGCAGCTATCGTACAAGCCGAGAAAGTGACCTTTGAAATGGAAGATAATTTCCAAAAACAAACTAATCGTAACCGAACCTATATATACAGTCCTAATGGAATTCAGCTATTGAATATCCCTGTAAAACACTCTAAAACAGCTCATCAAAAAACAAAAGACATTCAAATTGAAAATGATTTTGATTGGCAAAAACAGCATTTCAAATCCTTAGAAGCAGCGTATAGAAGTTCTCCTTTCTTTGAATATTTTGAAGATGATTTACTGCCTATTTTTGAAAAAAAACACTCGTTTATAATGGACTTGAATCTAGAAGTATTTGATTTGATTACCCGATGCCTTCGCATGAAAATTGCATACTCGACTACAACAGAATATTTTCATGAAATTAATTCAGGCGAAGTAATTGATTTTCGTTTTTTGGCCAACGGAAAAAAAGACCATTCGCAATTTGAAAGTTACACTCAAGTATTTGATGATAAATTTGGTTTCATCAACAATCTTAGCGTATTGGATTTAGTATTTAACGAAGGAAAGTTTGCTTTGGATTATTTGAAATCACAACAACTGCTACTAAAATAA
- a CDS encoding endonuclease/exonuclease/phosphatase family protein yields the protein MKNLSWFNKGMFLLNIVLTVVTFSAYLLPFLAPKAFPLLSVLTLFMPLFFVFNALFFFYWGVQFKKRMILSGLVLLMGITFINKFYKFSAKEFPESEKDFTVMSYNVRLLNVFKWIDRDDVPSQIVSFINDKNPDILCIQEYSTSAGIDLKVYPYKYILMAGDQIKTGQAIFSKFPIINEGNIVFPNSNNNVIFADIKKGKETIRVYNMHLQSIKISPDVTEINDDINAINQSKSQKLFNRISKAFKQQQQQAELFKEHKKDCQYPLIICGDMNNSAFSYVYRNIKGKLRDSFEEAGKGFGATYKFRYYPARIDYIFADEKMKVKKFESFSSFENSDHYPIMAKLAFE from the coding sequence ATGAAAAATCTTTCGTGGTTCAATAAAGGGATGTTTCTTTTGAATATAGTACTGACTGTAGTGACTTTCAGTGCGTATTTGTTGCCCTTTTTAGCCCCTAAAGCTTTTCCGTTGTTATCGGTTTTGACCTTGTTTATGCCTTTGTTTTTTGTATTTAATGCCTTGTTCTTTTTTTATTGGGGCGTCCAATTTAAAAAACGAATGATATTATCGGGCTTGGTACTGTTAATGGGCATTACTTTCATAAATAAATTTTATAAATTTTCTGCTAAAGAATTTCCAGAAAGCGAAAAGGATTTTACTGTGATGAGTTATAATGTTCGTTTGTTGAATGTATTCAAATGGATTGATAGAGACGATGTTCCCTCTCAAATTGTGAGTTTTATCAATGATAAAAATCCAGATATTTTGTGTATTCAAGAGTATTCTACTTCGGCAGGTATTGATTTGAAGGTGTATCCATACAAATATATTTTGATGGCAGGTGACCAAATTAAAACGGGGCAGGCTATTTTTTCTAAATTTCCTATTATCAATGAAGGGAATATTGTTTTTCCGAATTCGAATAATAATGTAATCTTTGCCGATATTAAGAAAGGAAAAGAAACCATTCGGGTGTACAATATGCATTTGCAATCCATTAAAATCTCCCCAGATGTTACTGAGATTAATGATGATATTAATGCAATAAATCAGAGTAAATCGCAAAAGCTTTTTAATAGAATCAGTAAGGCCTTCAAACAACAACAGCAACAAGCTGAATTGTTTAAAGAACACAAGAAGGATTGTCAATATCCTTTAATCATTTGTGGGGATATGAATAATAGTGCGTTTTCGTATGTGTACCGAAACATTAAAGGAAAATTAAGAGATAGTTTTGAAGAAGCCGGAAAAGGCTTTGGGGCTACCTATAAGTTTCGCTATTATCCAGCGCGTATCGATTATATTTTTGCGGATGAAAAGATGAAAGTCAAAAAGTTTGAAAGTTTTTCGAGTTTTGAAAATTCAGACCATTATCCTATTATGGCAAAACTTGCTTTTGAATAA
- a CDS encoding rhomboid family intramembrane serine protease, translated as MSSILDDLKMQYQLGGVAFRLIFWNVLCFLVSLPFFYQFQLGVFNFPDWIVLTSDPSVLITKPWTLISYAFFHHGFGHLFFNMMVLHFSSMLFLTFFNSKQFIGLYLLSALFSGIAFVTGYYFLHLSSAMVGASGAIMAILVATTTYRPLMTIRLLFFGNVKLWHITMVILVLDFMQFRIENTGGHIAHLAGAFFGFIFIKLLQNGIDLSRILNNPFQKSRRAPFKKVHKNYPKSAPKPSSRIVVKDKTQQQIDEILDKISQSGYDCLTQEEKEFLFKAGK; from the coding sequence ATGAGTAGTATACTAGACGATTTAAAAATGCAGTATCAACTAGGAGGAGTAGCCTTTAGGCTTATCTTTTGGAATGTATTGTGTTTTCTCGTTTCGTTGCCGTTTTTCTATCAATTTCAGTTGGGCGTTTTTAATTTTCCCGATTGGATAGTATTGACTTCAGACCCAAGCGTATTGATTACAAAACCATGGACTTTAATTAGCTATGCTTTTTTTCATCATGGATTTGGGCATTTGTTTTTTAACATGATGGTGTTGCATTTCTCTAGTATGCTTTTCTTGACTTTTTTTAATTCCAAGCAATTTATAGGCTTGTATTTGTTAAGTGCTTTGTTTTCGGGGATTGCCTTTGTAACGGGTTATTATTTCTTGCATTTGAGTTCGGCTATGGTGGGTGCTTCTGGAGCTATAATGGCTATTTTAGTTGCTACCACGACCTATCGCCCTTTAATGACTATTCGATTATTATTTTTTGGCAACGTTAAATTGTGGCATATCACTATGGTAATCTTGGTCTTGGACTTTATGCAATTCCGAATTGAAAACACCGGTGGACATATTGCGCATCTTGCAGGTGCTTTTTTTGGATTTATTTTTATTAAATTGCTCCAAAATGGAATTGATTTAAGTCGAATATTAAATAACCCATTTCAAAAATCAAGACGCGCCCCTTTTAAAAAAGTACATAAAAATTACCCCAAATCGGCACCCAAACCGAGTTCAAGAATTGTTGTGAAGGATAAAACGCAGCAGCAAATAGACGAGATTTTGGATAAGATTAGCCAATCGGGTTACGATTGTTTGACTCAAGAAGAAAAAGAATTTCTGTTCAAAGCAGGTAAATAA
- a CDS encoding rhomboid family intramembrane serine protease: protein MRNVTETVKQLIIINILFFIGTLLVSSPAYRYLALFFPENPDFKAWQPITYMFMHGGFMHIFFNMFALYSFGSALELFWGSKKFLFFYISCGLGAALVHTGMNYYHFQEGLNTLLSNGFSKTEILQLLNEGKIDTRWQELLTVSQFQSFTSAYVGTAVGASGAIYGIIVAFAFMFPEAELALMFVPIPIKAKYFVPGLVLIDLYLAISGKSIFGGGGIAHFAHVGGALFGFIIMWYWKKNQFNSNRWN from the coding sequence ATGAGAAATGTGACTGAAACTGTTAAGCAGTTAATTATTATTAATATTTTGTTTTTTATCGGGACATTATTGGTATCAAGTCCTGCGTATCGATATTTAGCTTTATTTTTTCCTGAGAACCCAGATTTTAAAGCTTGGCAACCTATAACGTATATGTTTATGCACGGCGGATTCATGCATATTTTCTTTAATATGTTTGCGTTGTATTCGTTTGGGTCGGCATTGGAACTATTTTGGGGAAGCAAGAAGTTTTTGTTTTTCTACATTTCTTGTGGTTTGGGAGCAGCTTTGGTACATACAGGGATGAATTATTATCATTTTCAAGAAGGATTGAATACGTTGTTGTCTAATGGATTCTCGAAAACAGAGATTTTACAATTGTTAAATGAAGGTAAAATTGACACGAGATGGCAAGAATTATTGACGGTATCTCAATTTCAGAGTTTTACTAGTGCTTATGTAGGAACGGCTGTGGGAGCTTCGGGAGCAATTTACGGAATTATTGTTGCATTTGCATTTATGTTTCCTGAGGCAGAATTAGCCTTGATGTTTGTTCCTATTCCTATCAAAGCTAAATATTTTGTACCTGGTTTGGTATTGATAGATTTATATCTTGCTATCTCAGGTAAGTCTATTTTTGGTGGCGGTGGAATCGCTCATTTTGCTCATGTAGGAGGCGCTTTATTTGGGTTTATTATTATGTGGTATTGGAAAAAGAATCAGTTCAATTCTAATCGTTGGAATTAG
- the mutL gene encoding DNA mismatch repair endonuclease MutL — protein sequence MSSIIQLLPDHVANQIAAGEVVQRPASVVKELLENAVDAKATDIKLIIKDAGKSLIQVIDNGVGMSVTDARLCFERHATSKIRQAEDLFSLHTKGFRGEALASIAAIAHVEMKTKQDQEELGTHLIIEGSKFVSQEVAVLPKGTSFAVKNLFYNIPARRNFLKSDIVEYRHVIDEFQRVALAHPNIHFTFYHNGSEMFNLPQSNFRQRIVAIFSGKTNEKLVPVQEETELVEIQGFVSKPEFAKKNRGEQFFFVNDRYIKSGYLHHAVMAAYDGILKDGAQPSYFLFLSVPPHTIDINIHPTKTEIKFDDEQALYAILRAAIKHSLGQFNVAPILDFDRDATLDTPYHYKDLEGVIPTVQVDANFNPFAETQPTKSYSGSGSNYKKTEIASSWEGLYVGLKQETETFSASSNFSFENEEVTSSLFDLEDAEPTIHRTYQIHKKYIVSPIKSGMVIVDQQRAHQRVLYEQFLVNMTVHQASSQQLLFPLNLYFSKNEMELIAELQLSLMNTGFVFEETQKDHVVISGIPVNITESEVSLVLEQLLSDLQDGIPESSFSQNDTIAKSMAKSLAVKTGSYLTEKEQENLVNGLFACKEPNVSPFQKPTFITMRVEDIDKKFAL from the coding sequence ATGTCGAGTATTATTCAATTGCTTCCTGATCATGTTGCCAATCAAATTGCCGCTGGTGAAGTGGTACAACGACCGGCTTCGGTAGTGAAAGAGTTATTGGAAAATGCAGTAGATGCTAAAGCCACCGACATCAAGTTAATTATCAAAGATGCCGGAAAATCCTTGATTCAGGTGATTGATAATGGTGTGGGTATGAGCGTGACTGATGCGCGTTTGTGTTTTGAACGTCATGCGACCTCTAAAATTCGTCAGGCAGAAGATTTATTTTCTTTACATACCAAAGGATTTCGTGGCGAAGCTTTGGCTTCGATTGCAGCGATTGCTCATGTGGAGATGAAAACCAAGCAAGATCAGGAAGAATTGGGAACACATCTCATTATTGAGGGAAGTAAATTTGTCTCTCAAGAAGTAGCCGTTTTGCCTAAAGGAACTTCGTTTGCGGTTAAAAATCTGTTTTATAATATTCCGGCTCGACGTAATTTCTTGAAATCGGATATTGTGGAATACCGTCATGTTATTGATGAGTTTCAACGGGTTGCTTTGGCCCACCCCAATATTCATTTTACGTTTTACCACAACGGAAGCGAAATGTTCAATTTGCCTCAGTCGAATTTCAGACAGCGAATCGTCGCTATTTTTTCGGGTAAAACCAATGAAAAATTAGTGCCAGTTCAAGAAGAAACAGAACTAGTCGAAATCCAAGGATTTGTGAGCAAACCTGAATTTGCTAAAAAAAATAGGGGAGAACAATTCTTTTTTGTGAATGATCGATACATCAAAAGCGGTTATTTGCATCATGCGGTTATGGCGGCTTATGACGGAATTTTAAAAGATGGTGCGCAACCGAGTTATTTCTTGTTTCTATCAGTTCCTCCGCATACTATTGATATTAATATTCATCCAACTAAGACGGAGATCAAGTTTGACGATGAACAAGCTTTATATGCTATTTTAAGAGCGGCAATCAAACACAGTTTGGGGCAATTTAATGTCGCTCCCATTTTAGACTTTGATCGCGATGCTACTTTAGACACTCCGTACCATTATAAAGATTTGGAAGGGGTCATTCCAACTGTTCAGGTCGATGCTAATTTTAATCCGTTTGCAGAGACGCAACCTACAAAATCGTATTCAGGTTCTGGCTCCAATTATAAAAAAACAGAAATTGCTTCGAGTTGGGAAGGGCTGTATGTGGGATTGAAACAAGAAACCGAAACGTTTTCGGCTTCCAGTAATTTTAGTTTTGAAAATGAAGAAGTTACGTCTTCTTTGTTTGATTTAGAAGATGCAGAGCCAACCATACATAGAACGTATCAGATTCATAAAAAATACATTGTTTCGCCAATCAAATCAGGAATGGTGATTGTAGATCAACAACGTGCACATCAACGAGTTTTATATGAACAATTCTTGGTTAATATGACCGTGCATCAAGCATCGAGTCAGCAATTGTTGTTTCCGTTGAATTTGTATTTCTCTAAAAATGAGATGGAGTTAATTGCCGAATTGCAATTGTCTTTGATGAATACCGGATTTGTTTTTGAGGAAACTCAAAAAGATCATGTGGTTATTTCAGGTATTCCCGTTAATATTACTGAAAGCGAAGTTTCGTTAGTTTTGGAACAATTGTTGAGTGATTTGCAGGATGGTATTCCCGAAAGTAGTTTCAGCCAAAACGACACGATTGCCAAATCCATGGCGAAAAGTTTAGCAGTTAAAACAGGAAGTTATTTGACCGAAAAAGAACAAGAAAATTTGGTTAACGGATTGTTTGCTTGTAAGGAACCTAATGTTTCCCCTTTTCAAAAACCTACTTTCATTACGATGCGTGTGGAAGATATAGATAAAAAATTTGCCCTATGA
- the ribH gene encoding 6,7-dimethyl-8-ribityllumazine synthase: MATENKNLSEYDKNSVPDARNFRFGIVVAEWNETITEGLYNGAFAALIENQVPAQNIIRWNVPGSFELIYGAKKMLQTQNVDAVIVIGCVIQGQTKHFDFVCEGVTQGIKDLNVQTDIPVIFCVLTDNTMQQSIDRSGGIHGNKGTEAAIAAIKMAFIRQQASLSHQIDNQHLLGSGALQIENNPLQIEE; encoded by the coding sequence ATGGCTACCGAAAATAAAAATTTATCAGAATACGATAAAAATAGTGTGCCTGATGCACGCAACTTTCGTTTTGGGATTGTAGTGGCAGAATGGAATGAAACCATTACCGAAGGATTGTATAATGGTGCTTTTGCAGCGTTGATAGAAAATCAAGTTCCAGCTCAAAATATAATTCGTTGGAACGTACCTGGAAGTTTTGAATTAATCTATGGTGCCAAGAAAATGCTGCAAACACAAAATGTAGATGCGGTTATTGTAATTGGTTGTGTCATTCAAGGACAAACCAAGCATTTTGATTTTGTTTGCGAAGGTGTAACACAAGGGATTAAAGATTTGAATGTACAAACTGATATTCCCGTTATTTTTTGTGTGTTGACAGACAATACGATGCAACAGTCTATTGATAGAAGTGGTGGTATTCACGGAAATAAAGGAACCGAAGCAGCTATTGCAGCTATTAAAATGGCATTTATTCGTCAACAGGCTTCATTGTCTCATCAAATTGATAATCAACACTTATTAGGAAGTGGCGCCTTGCAAATTGAGAACAATCCATTGCAAATAGAAGAATAG
- a CDS encoding tetratricopeptide repeat protein produces MATYNKRGYKTPKEKEVKEVVEDVQIDEKDSTTAGVFSKLDETASKTEDFVAKNQKVIIGFVAAIALVTVGYLAFEKFIATPKEEEAANEMFVAQQNFQKATDGVASDSLYTLSLNGSEGKFGFIKIADEYAGTDAGNLANYYAGIAYLNTGKYAEAIDFLSKFESKDMILGALAKGAIGDAYAQKNQPQQALENYIKAVESSKNDFTTPRFLLKAGKTALALGKKEEALKYFTDIKDNYDTTPEAASVDVLIGLAQ; encoded by the coding sequence ATGGCCACTTATAATAAAAGAGGATATAAGACTCCAAAAGAGAAAGAAGTAAAAGAAGTTGTTGAAGACGTTCAGATTGATGAAAAAGACAGCACAACGGCAGGTGTTTTCTCAAAATTAGATGAAACTGCATCAAAAACAGAAGATTTTGTTGCTAAAAACCAAAAAGTAATTATTGGTTTTGTTGCTGCAATTGCTTTGGTAACGGTTGGGTATTTAGCATTTGAAAAATTTATTGCTACACCAAAAGAAGAAGAAGCTGCTAATGAAATGTTTGTGGCACAACAAAATTTCCAAAAAGCAACTGATGGAGTAGCGAGTGACTCTTTATATACATTGTCATTGAATGGTTCTGAAGGTAAATTCGGATTCATTAAAATTGCTGACGAATATGCAGGAACTGACGCAGGGAACTTGGCTAATTATTATGCTGGGATTGCTTACTTGAATACAGGTAAATATGCTGAAGCAATTGATTTCTTAAGTAAGTTTGAATCGAAAGATATGATCTTAGGTGCTTTGGCAAAAGGGGCTATTGGAGATGCTTACGCTCAAAAAAATCAACCACAACAAGCTTTAGAAAATTACATCAAAGCAGTAGAGTCAAGTAAAAATGATTTTACAACGCCTCGTTTCTTATTGAAAGCTGGTAAAACGGCTTTAGCTTTAGGGAAAAAAGAAGAAGCGTTGAAATATTTTACAGATATTAAAGATAATTATGATACTACTCCTGAAGCTGCTTCAGTAGATGTATTGATTGGATTGGCACAATAG
- the recF gene encoding DNA replication/repair protein RecF (All proteins in this family for which functions are known are DNA-binding proteins that assist the filamentation of RecA onto DNA for the initiation of recombination or recombinational repair.) — translation MYLKKISLFNYKNFSEANFEFDTKINCFVGKNGIGKTNVLDAIYHLSYGKSYFNPLAVQNIKHGEEFFVIDAELEKENRAEQIVCSLKKGQKKILKRNGKVYDKFSDHIGFVPLVIISPADRDLIIEGSETRRKFMDSVISQLDALYLQQLIQYQKVISQRNALLKYFALNHVFENDTLSIYNEQLNELGHEIFEKRKAFIENFIPIFNKHHQAITDSQETVQLVYESHLYEKDLIILLQENINKDRALQYTSVGIHKDDLSFEIDSHPIKKFGSQGQQKSFLIALKLAQFEFLKKQSGVKPILLFDDIFDKLDESRVAKIVEMVNSDTFGQLFISDTHPERTESIVKSTHQTYKIFHL, via the coding sequence ATGTATTTAAAAAAGATTTCATTATTCAATTACAAGAACTTTTCTGAAGCTAATTTCGAGTTTGACACCAAAATCAATTGTTTTGTTGGAAAAAACGGAATCGGAAAAACCAATGTACTCGATGCAATTTACCATCTATCGTACGGAAAAAGCTATTTCAATCCGCTTGCTGTACAAAACATCAAACACGGCGAAGAGTTTTTTGTCATTGATGCCGAACTGGAAAAAGAAAATCGTGCCGAACAAATTGTTTGTAGCCTGAAAAAAGGACAAAAGAAAATCTTAAAACGCAACGGAAAAGTTTACGACAAATTTTCAGACCATATTGGTTTTGTTCCCTTAGTGATTATTTCGCCAGCCGACAGGGATTTAATCATCGAAGGAAGCGAAACGCGTCGTAAGTTCATGGACAGTGTCATTTCACAATTGGACGCACTTTATTTGCAACAGCTCATTCAATACCAAAAAGTAATCAGTCAGCGCAATGCTTTGTTGAAATACTTCGCCTTGAATCACGTCTTTGAAAACGATACTTTATCCATATATAATGAACAACTCAACGAATTAGGACATGAAATTTTTGAAAAAAGAAAAGCATTTATAGAAAATTTCATTCCTATTTTCAACAAGCACCACCAAGCCATAACCGATTCTCAAGAAACGGTTCAATTAGTATATGAGAGTCATTTATATGAGAAGGACTTGATAATACTCTTGCAAGAGAATATCAATAAAGATCGTGCTTTGCAATATACTAGTGTTGGAATTCACAAAGACGATTTATCATTTGAAATCGATTCGCACCCCATCAAAAAATTTGGTTCACAAGGCCAACAAAAATCATTTTTAATTGCTTTAAAATTAGCCCAATTTGAATTTTTGAAAAAACAAAGTGGGGTAAAACCTATTTTGCTTTTTGATGATATTTTTGACAAATTGGACGAAAGTCGTGTAGCTAAAATTGTAGAAATGGTTAATAGTGACACTTTTGGACAACTCTTTATTTCTGATACCCACCCTGAACGAACAGAAAGCATTGTCAAATCAACCCATCAGACCTATAAAATCTTCCATTTATAA
- a CDS encoding thioredoxin domain-containing protein gives MKLKKIAIAIVVFTLTSCNGQPSKKVETLDAVSFSKKIEATPNPQILDVRTPEEFAAEHIERAQNVNWLSNDFVTNASKFDKSKPVFVYCKIGGRSHQAAEKLAQLGFTQIIELEGGFLKWDAAGLSKPSAKRVGISKEQYATLLNSDKKVLIDFYAEWCAPCKKMTPYLLKMEKELGDKLVIIRLDADKNKSLLSEMKISELPTLLLYENKQLKWQHSGYISESDLKKQL, from the coding sequence ATGAAACTAAAAAAAATAGCAATCGCCATCGTAGTATTCACACTAACTTCGTGCAACGGACAACCCTCAAAAAAAGTTGAAACGCTTGATGCCGTTTCTTTTTCAAAGAAAATTGAAGCTACACCAAATCCTCAAATTCTAGACGTTCGAACTCCTGAAGAATTTGCAGCAGAACATATTGAAAGAGCACAAAATGTAAATTGGCTGAGTAATGACTTTGTTACTAACGCATCAAAATTCGACAAATCCAAACCTGTATTTGTGTATTGTAAAATTGGAGGTAGAAGTCATCAAGCAGCTGAAAAATTAGCTCAATTGGGATTTACACAAATTATTGAATTAGAAGGAGGCTTTTTAAAATGGGATGCTGCTGGATTGTCTAAACCTTCTGCTAAAAGAGTAGGTATTTCCAAAGAACAATATGCTACTTTATTGAATTCTGATAAAAAAGTGTTGATTGATTTTTATGCCGAATGGTGTGCGCCTTGCAAAAAAATGACCCCTTATTTATTGAAAATGGAAAAGGAATTGGGAGACAAACTAGTGATTATTCGCCTTGATGCTGACAAAAACAAAAGCCTACTTTCAGAAATGAAAATAAGCGAATTGCCGACTTTGTTATTGTATGAAAACAAGCAACTAAAATGGCAACATTCAGGTTACATCAGCGAATCCGATTTGAAAAAACAATTATAA
- a CDS encoding DUF2461 domain-containing protein, translating to MLSKESVQFLDDLNANNNREWFLDNKKRYETFKKDYQQLVGNFLDVMKPLDPSLELLEVKNCTFRINRDIRFSKDKTPYKSHVGIWLSSGSKGNNRSGYYVHIERNKSFIAGGFYCPEAEDLKKVRKEIAFFYDDLEAILQEKNFKKEFGDFDRNESSVLKNPPRGYEKDHPAIEFLKLKSFEASQKFDISEVLKKDFVTTMSKKLIALKPLNDFINRAVTTDEF from the coding sequence ATGCTATCTAAAGAAAGTGTACAATTTTTAGACGATCTAAATGCTAACAACAATAGAGAATGGTTTTTAGACAATAAAAAAAGATACGAGACATTCAAAAAAGACTATCAACAATTAGTGGGTAATTTTCTAGATGTGATGAAACCATTAGATCCTTCACTCGAACTATTGGAAGTTAAAAACTGTACCTTTAGAATCAATCGCGACATTCGTTTCTCAAAAGACAAAACGCCTTATAAATCACATGTTGGAATTTGGCTTTCTTCAGGTAGTAAAGGGAACAATCGTTCCGGCTACTATGTTCATATTGAAAGAAACAAAAGCTTTATTGCCGGTGGTTTTTATTGCCCTGAAGCTGAAGATTTAAAAAAAGTTCGTAAAGAAATTGCCTTTTTTTATGACGATTTAGAGGCTATCCTACAAGAAAAAAATTTCAAAAAAGAGTTTGGTGATTTTGATCGAAACGAATCAAGTGTGTTAAAAAATCCGCCTCGTGGATACGAAAAAGACCATCCCGCTATTGAGTTTTTAAAACTAAAAAGTTTTGAAGCCAGTCAAAAATTCGACATTTCAGAAGTCTTGAAAAAAGACTTTGTCACTACAATGTCCAAAAAATTAATCGCTTTAAAACCTTTGAACGATTTTATCAATCGCGCGGTAACTACCGACGAATTTTAA